The following is a genomic window from Solanum lycopersicum chromosome 6, SLM_r2.1.
CATgaattttggattctggtgcatctttccattcgtctccaagcaaggagttattccaaaattttaaatctggaaattttggaaaagtatatcttgctgacaataaaaccttagagattaaaggaaagggggatgtttgcataaagaccacctcgggaaacctgtggacattggaggatgtcagatatatttctgggatcaagaaaaatcagatctctgttggtcagttggatagcacaggatatgcagcagagtttgtgAAAGGTttgtggaagatcgtgaaaggtgctataGTAGTAGATCGTGGCCCAAAATCTAGAAACTTGTACACtactgcagggtgtataaacatggcagTTGTTTCTGAAGGTACTTtcggttcatgtctgtggcacaacagacttggacacataagtactaaaggaatgaagatgctggttgcataacgagcattagagggtctgaagtctgttaataagggtctttgcgagagctgtgttatgcgcaaaaaagaaaagagtaagcttcacaaagactcctagagagccaaagaaagtgcggtagAAAATGGTCcgtacagatgtttggggaccatctccagtatcatctcttggaggatccagattctatgttaccttcattgatgatttcagcaggaaggtataggtttacttcttgaagcataagtcagatgtgcttgcaactttcaagaagtggaaagctgaagttgagaattagatggtttgaaagtcaaatgcctaaggtctaaaactggaggagagtatgagaaatcagagttcaagtcatgctgtgcagctgagggtattggattgatgagaacagttcctggtaaagaaaggCAGAATGAAATTGCTAAGAGGATGAACAGAatattgaatgagcgtgcaaggaatATGAGGATACAATGTGGGCTTCCCAAACAACTTTGGGCGGATGTtgtgagcacagctgcatacttgatcaataggggaccatcagttcctttagggttcaagattccagaggaggtgtggacaggaaaaaaactcaagtactcacacttgaggacttttggttgcactgcttatgttaatgttgatccagaaaagagagacaagtttgatgccaaggctgcgaagtgttacttcataagCTAttgttctgatttgtttggttacagattttgggatgacaagaacagaaagatcctgagacactgtgacgtgacatttgatgagtctgtcctgtacaggagagagagcagaaggttctagagattacaaagcaagtagGAGTTGAGGTTGAATTGGAGAAGAGTtaccccagagatgtcgaagcagatactcaacatACTCTTattgaagaatctgaagtggagaaagttacacctgagcaggtgttaaggagatcatccagatcaatcagggcaccagataggtatttaCCTTCATTATACTATATATTGCTGACTGATgggggggaaccagagtcttttgatgaggccctacaggtggaggattcgatcaagtgggagcaagccatgaaTGATGAGATGACatcacttgagaagaatgacacatgggtgttgactgagttacctgcaggaaagagagctttgctgaacaattgggtgttcagaatcaagactgaacctgatggcaaaagaaggtttaaggctcgtttagtggttaaaggattttcacaaaggaaaggtattgattatgctgaaatattctctcgtgttatgaagttaacctctattcgaattctgttgagtattgttgcatcggaAAATTtacatctagagcaaatggatgtaaaaacaacgtttttacatggagatttgGACAAAGatatctatatgcagcaactggaaggatttgtggttccagacAAGGAAAACATGGtttgcaagctcaccaggagcttgtatggactagggcaagcaccaaggcaatggtacaagaagtttgacacCTTCATgaacaagagtggattctgcaaagctgaaaaggatccttgttgttacttcaagaaatacactgattcatgtgtacttctactcttgtatgtgggtGATATGTtaattgcaggatctagtatgagggagattaacaatctgaacacaaggttgtctgcagtgtttttttttttttagttgaacgACCCTTGAAGTGGGTCAGGGGCTTCGCAACACCCCAGGCCTTAGCattgatataataaaatgtaCATGGAGGGGGGCATGAACCTTACCTCCTTCCTATGTTGGATTAAATGATATACCTACTAAGGTTTATCAACCAACCCTTTACAATGGTAGTAGTCTAAGCAAACTTCTAAAGAAATCCTCATAAACTACAATTCTAATAAGCATGAAtaagggagactctccctttacaatattaaaaagaaataacctATTCAATGTAATCATAAAACAGATTAAAGTCACTATAACCCATAAACCTGACATTATGTAGGATGTTTAATTCTCTTTGTCTTCCTTCTTCTGAAAAGTTGCAATCCTATCTTTTCCAAAAGGTAACTTCCTTTTATTGCACCACTTAATTGTTGATGAGAATAAAATTGTTCATTTATATCAATCTTATGATTCCATTTTGCCAATAAATCAGTCGTGCCATTTGCTTCTCTTTAGATATGCTGATAATGAAAAAACTCCAACTGTTTGCTAAGGTGTTGAATCTGTTCTATTGCTTGTTGACTTCTCCATGGTATAGAAATTGTATTGGCTATCCATTTGCTTAGCAATTCAGAATCTACTTCCAATATAATCTTCTTGAAACCATGTTGATGACACCAACATAGTCCATGAAGAGCAGCTTAAATCTCTGCAAAATTATTAGTACCAATAATAAATGGAATAGCAAATGCATATACCAGGTTACCTTGATGATCTCTAATGATTCCTCCCCCTCCAGTTTGTCCTGTATTGTGTATGACACTCCCATCTGTGTTAAGTTTGTGTATACCTGCTGGTGGTCTTACCCAACTAACCATAGTAACTTTAACTTGCTGCTGACATTGATCAATAATACAAATCAATCTATCCCAACTATACTGCCATGGTATGCTAGGATAGACTGATTTAATAATCTGCATGATgtctttaaatatatatagttcCACTCTTTGGATGCTTGAGCTCTTATTTCCATACTTAACAGAACACCTGTTTTTCCACAAgttcaaacaaataataataggTAAAATATGCAAAATTAATTTGTGTACCTCATTATGAGCAGTCAGCCTTCTccaattaaataacaaaattttgagattattgCAACCAGTTCCTATTCCAAATCTTTTAGAATGACTCTTCCAGATATACTTAGCAAAATTTTCAGTAATAAGAATATGGTTAATATCATCCATTCCTTTCTTATAACAACAATAGCATTCTTGTTCCTCCTTACCAAATTTCAGTAAGTTCTCATTTGTAGGAAGTATGTTCCTCAATGCTCtccaaataaagaaagagattttaaaaGGAACATTTTATGCCACACACACTTATAAATAGGATCagtctcttttttctttctaataatTTCCCAGGCTGAAGATATAGTAAAATAACCTTTTTCCTCAGGCATCCAATAAGCATAGTCAGACCTTTCTTCATTTACTTGCAACTTGAAACTTAGAATCTTATGTACTAACATTGGAGGCACCATTTGCCTTATTGCACTTTCATTCCAATCCCCAGATTCTATAAACTCAGTTACTTGAGTATTGTGTAAGCTAGACATGTGATCACAATAATTAGCCAAAGCACCATCACCCAACCAATTATCCCACCACATACTGCAATTTCCAGAATTAATTTTCCAAGTAATATGCCTTTCCACTTCTTCTCTATTTCTAGTTAAATATCTCCAAACCAAAGAATCACCTGTATCATATTTCTTTGCCACTATATTTGATCTCTGACAGTATTTAGCTCTAAGAAAATAACTCCATAAGGAATTCTTAGTTCTAAGTTCCCACCAATTTTTGTATTGGAAGGCAGTATAGACATCTTCCAAAGATCTAACACCAATACCACCTTCTTTTATTGGATAAGACAACCTTTCCCATGAAGACCAAtgatatctttttttatatttatcactACCCCAAAATAAATCAGCAATAACCTTTCTAATATATTTCAAAGTAGTCTTAGGAGGTGATACAATAGCCAAAATATGTATAGGTATAGAATGTAAAACATGCTTGACAAGAGTAATTTTACCCCCAAAGTTTAAAATCTTAGTTTGCCACCCTGCAATCTTATTGATAACCTTCTCCACTAAGTCTGTATAATAAATAATCCTTTGACCTCCAATATACAAAGGACTACCTAAATACATTATAGGACTAAACTTCCTTGTAAAACCAGTTTCCTGACTTATGATATCAATCATATCTTGAGAAGTATTATCAGTAACCATAAAAAAGCTTTTATCTTTATTAAGGAGTTGATCAGAAAACTTCTCATAGTCTGCTATAGTATTCATAATCAATTGAAGGGAATTTCTGTTGGTTGaggtgaaaataataatatcatctgCAAAACTTAGATGATTAATTTGTGGCCCTCTTCTTTCCATATAGAAACCTTTATAAAGCTGATTATTATAGAGCATATTTAGTTGTCTAGACAGAACCTcagcacctaaaataaatagggctGGTGATAGTGGATCTCCTTGTTTAAGACCTCTAGTGGACTGAAAAATCCATGTCTTTTGCCATTGATGACTATGGAACACCAATTATTACTCATAATCCTCCATACTCTATCAATAAATATTTCACCAAATCCTAACTTTCTCAATACTAAACAAGTATATGCCCAAGAGACCCTATCATAAGCTTTAACCATATCCAATTTGATAACCACATTGCTGTCATTATTAGGAACTTTAATACCATGAAGAATTTCTTGAGCCAACATGATATTTTCAGAAATACTCCTCCCCTTTACAAAACCTGATTGATTCTCTACAATAATAGTAGGTAGTATATGGGCCAGCCTAGTACTCATAATCTTGGATATGATCTTATTAGTAAAATTGCTTAAACTAATCGGTCTGAAATCCTTTAGTTTGTTAGGGTGATCAATCTTAGGAATCAAGACCAGGCATGCATGAGTCATATATTTTGGCATCTCATATCCATTAAAGAAATAAGTAACTGCAGCCAATAAATCATGtttaataatatcaaaacaaGTTTGAAAGAATCTACCCCCAAAACCATCAGGACCTGGAGCTGAATTTGGATTCATGTGCATAATCACCTTGTCCAATTCCTCAATTGTAGGCATCTGTTCCAAATCCTTATTCTGCTCTTCTGTAACCATTTTTTGGATACACTGCATGCTCTTCTCATTAATTCTATCCTAATTACCAGTAAACATTTTACCATAATAATCACAAACTTCTTTAGCTATATTCACATCTCCTTTAATCCATTCACCCTCTTCAGACTCAATTTTGTTAATACACATTTTCTTTATTCTACCTCTAATAATAGCATGAAAGTATTTGGAATTGGTATTTCCTTCAGTCAGCCAATGTATTTGAGATTTTTGTTGAAGAATATTTTGCTCCAATTTCATATATCTAATGTATTGAGCATTTACAGCCTGCAGTCTTTCTCTGTTTTCCTGATTGTTATTTTGTAGAATGTTTTCCTCAGCTCTTTTTACCATCTCTTCAAATTCCTTAGTTTTTATAAATACATCACCATATTCCTTCTTAGACCAATTCCTTAGAGTAATAGTTAATCTCTTCATCTTAGTATGTAGAATCCACATAGGATTTCCTACCACCTTTTCATTCCAGCATTTTTCAACTATTTGATAAAAAGAGTCATTCTCAGTCCAACAATtcagaaatttaaaatacttaatgaCATCATCCTTTCTATCCTTCATTTCCATCAATAGAGGGCAATGATCAGAACCTACTGCAGACAGGTGAGTTATAATAGTATGAGGCATCTTGTCCAACCATTTATCATTAGCCAAACCCCTATCTAACCTTTTCCAAATCCTAGCATCATTCTTTCTATGGTTACACCAGGTGAAAGGTTGACCATTGTATCCCAAATCAACAAGTCCACAATGTTCCATAGTACTTATAAAATCAACACTTTTGCTAATATTATACTCTCTACCTCCAAGTTTCTCTTGAGAAGAATATATGACATTAAAGTCTCCAATAATACACCATGGAATTTCAATATCAGACCAATGCAATAACCTATCCCAAAGAGGCCTTCTCAAATGTTCTTTACATTTAGCATACACATAAGTAATATTAAACAGCTCACTGCTATTCTCATGAGTAACTTCCAAAGTGAACAATTGTTGATTCATATCTACAACCTTGCACTTCATATCAGTATTAAAAAATAACCAgattttgttattagaattgctaTAACTATAATCCATCTGTAGTTTCATTCTAAAAACTCCAACTGAGATTGATTAGCAAAAGGCTCAAGAACTGCAATCATAGACCACTTATGAATATGCTTTAAATTTATCAATCTTTCAAGGGCACCAAAAGTGTTGATGCTCCTAGCATTCCAACATATAAAACTAAACATTATACACCTCTACTCCTGGCTCTAGTATTAGGTTTACTAATACTAGAAgaattaatttgtttagtaGTTTTTCTACCCCTTGGAGACAATCCCTGCTTTCCTGTTACCTCTCTAACATCCTCAACATTAGTACTAGGAAGCAAAGGGTCATTTTGATAGAGTTTAGAACTGATTTCTTCCCCAGGTCCAACTCCTTCTTCTAAAGATTGAGTGTCTAAATCATACTCATCTTCAGAGTGTTGAACACCATATTCATCAAAATGTTCATCATTAGGCTTTTGGCCCGTATCAATTACGACAGatttctgtttattatttttagaaatagcCATATTAGTTTTATCAGGTGGTTCTCCTTCCTCCCTTATGAGAAACCCCTGTTCAtcaaccttacctttacctttaTCTAATCTAGCATCTTTAGATCTATTAATTCCCTGACAATCACCAACCTCACCTCCAACAACTACACCAGCAGTAATATTCACAGTATTTAAATTGGTAGGAATAGAAGAACTAGGATCATTACCTGCCTGTTGTTGATCAGAACTATGACTAGTTCTATTGACATGAGCTGGTCCCCTTTGATGTTCACCTCTTTCATCTCTATTAGTATGTCTATTTTCTTCAATATTCTGCCTTGTATGTACCTTATTAACATTACTTTTACTAGTAACATTCTGATGcctttgttcttgaattttttccatATGAACCTCCTCTTCTTCATCAGCATAATCATTGTCATGCTCATAGAGATTAATATAGGTATTCTTAGTAGGGATATAGACCATACCTAACTGAGTTTGATGTTGTTGACCCTGTTTATCAGCATTAAATTTAGCCTGTTGGTTATTCCTTCTTCTTTATATTTGCCAATCATCTTGCTGCATTTGTTGTTGATGTGATTGACCTTCATTCCTTTGAGTATAATTGTCTATCTCTCTTCTACCTGCATCCTTATTTCTATCTATCTGCATGTCTTTGGAAATATTAGCAGCATTGTCTttcctatttttgtttttgtctaagtctttctttttttttttcatcatctcttttttttataatacag
Proteins encoded in this region:
- the LOC138349206 gene encoding uncharacterized protein; the encoded protein is MKCKVVDMNQQLFTLEVTHENSSELFNITYVYAKCKEHLRRPLWDRLLHWSDIEIPWCIIGDFNVIYSSQEKLGGREYNISKSVDFISTMEHCGLVDLGYNGQPFTWCNHRKNDARIWKRLDRGLANDKWLDKMPHTIITHLSAVGSDHCPLLMEMKDRKDDVIKYFKFLNCWTENDSFYQIVEKCWNEKVVGNPMWILHTKMKRLTITLRNWSKKEYGDVFIKTKEFEEMVKRAEENILQNNNQENRERLQAVNAQYIRYMKLEQNILQQKSQIHWLTEGNTNSKYFHAIIRGRIKKMCINKIESEEGEWIKGDVNIAKEVCDYYGKMFTGN